Genomic DNA from Dysidea avara chromosome 10, odDysAvar1.4, whole genome shotgun sequence:
AGCATTTGTTGTACACTACTACACTGAGAGGTTATCACTAACCGTCACACTCTAATAGGAGATGTGATACGACCTGCTGCTGCTGGTGGTTCATCACTTCTTGTTCgtttgctgtaaaaaagagaAACAGTTAATGGTAATGTGGCCTGCCCCCCCTAGGATCATCTCGTAAATTGTAAACCTTGATGAATTAATGATGATGTAATCTACACACACTGGTGTCCATACATTGTAAAGACTATGTGATTATTAAACTGTAATCTCACATGTCAGGAGAAGACGGAGCTGTAAACATGCAAACAGGTAACATGACAATGCTCCTGAAATGAGGGACATGAAATCGTCAAGGGCTCAGACAAACAACAATGTAAACAGCTTGTAAGACATTCCAGTGCTCGTTAATTAGAGCATCACAATAACCAACTCACTATCCTCGCTCTGTAGGTGACGTTGCACCACGTTCACTGCTGTCTCCCTCACTAAGCAACTTTCTTCTCAAATCATTTGGCTCTCGTTCAACAATATCCGAAAACTTGTCCCCTTCATCTTCCCTGCTGATTCCCTCAAGCGATGATCCTCGATCACTGCGGTCATGTTCGACATACTCTTGTCGAAGGAACGGCGGTTCTTTGTGATAATCCTCTCCACCGGAGAAATGATCACTGCTGGAGAAATGATGATGACCACGATACTTCACCTCTCGATCTGCTGCTGGCGGCGGTGGCCTGTAAGACTGGTCATTATTCCTGCTAAACCGGTTATTGCCACTGTCTTCAAACTCGTGTCTTCTACTACTCCTTCTGCCACTGCTGTTACCATAGCTACGTGGCTCAAACTGTTCTTCATGTGGTTCACGGTCCTTGAAACCACGGTGAAAGTGATCGTCATCATCACGTGGCCGACGAGTAGGTGGGCCATATTCGCCACGCCCCCACCCACCCTTGTGTTTACGgtgatgatcatgtgatctcattgGCGGAGGAGGTGGTGGTGGAGTGAATGAATGTGGAGACCTGCTCCGATGATGCGACTTGGCTGGGTAGCTCTCATGATGGTGTTCCCTGTATCCAGACCCCTGCTGCCTGTTACTACTTCTCtctttgtacatgtactgtggGGGTGGTGGGGGGTCATGATAACGGTCCCCTCGCTTGCCACTGCCTCCTCGATACTCTGGCTCTACTGGAGGGGAAAACCTAGAGAAGTGTTCTGGACTAGCATGATGGTCTCGTCTACTTGACATACGACCCCCTCCTCTGCCGCCATATTTGTCATCACCATGGGAGTAAGGGTGTGACGATCTTTTGTGTCCTCCATATCTACTGGAGTGTGATGGTGACGAATAGAAGACGTCAGGTTTGGAGTATCCACCACGACCAACTGAGCTGTGATGTGATGAACGGTGTTCCCCTCCCCTACCAAACCCACCACGGGGTGGGGGTGGAGAGAATTCGTCATAATCTCTGCCTCCACCTCCCTTGAAACTATCAGAACGATGAACTCTTGAAGACGGACCTCTTGATGAATAGGAGCTATTTCCCCCTCTGCTGTAACTGGTTCCTCCCCTGCTGTAACTGTTTCTTTCTCTTTGGGGTGGCTCATAGTCTCGTTCATAACTCCTATGAAACTGCGTCCCTTCTGAGTGGTTCATTTCTGAGCCCATTCTAACGCGCACTCTGACTCCGCAAATGTTTCTCCCATTGGCGCCCCTCACAGCTTCTTGAGCTTCCCTCACAGTCTTGTAGAACACAAATGCAAATCCGGGTGGTTTATGTGCCACCCACACGTCCTGGACGGCTCCGTATCGTAGGAACACGCGGCGAAGGTCATCAACATCGCCATTATTACCCAGGTCCCCCACGTAGACTCTGACCACTGCAAACAAACAGGTAAAGGTGAATAACATTACACACATCACTAACATTTCGACTTGTCCAACCTCGGCTCGTACATGCCTGGCTCGCGTGGCATTGCGTAGGCGTCACACGTGATCAATTAAAATGGATAAAGACGAATCGCGAGATGAAGACACATTCGCTCCAATGGAGCCCTCCATTAGGGAGAGCCCCTTTACTATTGGAAGGATAACTAATGGAGTCTTAGCTGGTTGTTGCATAGCCGCCATGATCGCATGTTTCGTGTGTCTTGGTGTGATGGCAActaaacataaacaaattatcgACCATGTGAGAGATCCTGGCCACAGCGACAAGGAGGGGGACGAGACAACTTGTATATTATTCGCTACAAACGGACAAATCACTCTGCCTGATAATCGAACAGTCTGGACAGCTAGGTACAATCACAGTCATGCTTGTCAGTTTGTAATATTCGGGTCAGGATTAATTGCTGCTGGCTTGTTAATAGCAGCAATATATTACATTGTCCGATGGTTTGTGATGCGAAGGTGAGCAGAGGTGTTAGGAGATGGATGAAATATAATTGTGTTACTGTAGCCTCAACCCTCTGGTGATGGGTGAGCTTGCTGGCTTTATTGTCGTATCAATACTGATGTTTAGTATTGCTGTGGTGGCCTCTACTGGGAGGGCGTACACATGTGATCATTTGACAAACAAGGACTCACCTTATACTGACAAAAAGTGAGCTGGGATGCTGTAATAGTTGTGCCTTGATTGCATGTAAATTGGCATGAATATTGAGAACAAAACACTGCACATGATAAATAGATAAACATGAGTTACGTATGTGCTAAATTATTGCCCTCAATGTCTTTGTTAAAATACTCACAAGAGGTGATGATGTCATATTAGCACAGAACATGTCACAATGTACGAATATGACGTTCCACATCTGTGATATATGTCATAACACTCCTAGTCATAACACCCCTAGTCAAATTATAATCAAGGACTAGCCATCCTGTGTCAAATACTAGGCAATTACCAGGCCTCCAGGGTAATACTATTTTCACCACTGAAAAAAATGCAGCCAAgcaggtaattttttttttcatgggTGCTAATTATACATGGAGATGGGtgttactatagtatgttcacgttgagctgaaccctgaaaaacagctaaaaattaaaagtggatgtttctcaacagagttaacatttcagccaaccagatgattattggtaacagcaaaggtgtcaacaactgacacatacagtttggctccattacaagttcgggaaaggctgtaatggacactgtacttatatggcttctccataggaaatgtattgtggaaattttgattggccataaatattatgtcaaacatttgaataacaagattttgaaatgtttttagtgggtcaagcagtactacaaatgagccaaatttcaagatcgtgtgtaattgcatcatccatgagttattaaatgtttgtgAGGATTTAGCTCACGCAAACATACtataatcactggactggaacactggcctactttattccacggactggactcgcggactgagctggaaacagcttttaaacaatgaTCCAAGCatttatccatctcttgcaacactggagacaccactatcgagctacaactgctggtactgctcttccttacaaatcATATAACACTagcacatgcactaattaattagaatacacttaaatACACGTGTACTCGCAGTGATTAAGCGTGATAGatgctattgttgtagcgtagaggttttcctttgttgcttcagtacttaacactagctagcgttagggctgtagtgatgagctagtttatttgcatagccccatcaccttgcctggtggttacctgctaagaataattactggcccatctctacagctgtaacactagcCAGtactaaagcaacaaaggaaaacatctacgctatatcaatagcctctatcacgctatATCACTGCTAATACACATGTATCATAAGTGTAGTCTAATTAATTAATGCACGTGCTGCTTTCATGACTGGTAAGGAAGAGCAATACCAGCtgttgtagctcaatagtggtatatatatctagtgttgcaagagatggataatgcctggattgttggttaaaagctgtttccagctcagtccgcaagtccagtccgtggaataaagtagacctggaacactggactactggactgacatattacatattttatGGTTGCCTTTAGGGAGACTTCAGCCCACTAAATATGCCGAATACAAGCAGTGGAATAAGCAAAAATTTTGCTTTGAAGATTTCACTACCCTACTTGTGTACACTTGTTAGCCTTGTGTGTAGTAATACTACAGGGCTGTGATATAGTGATGGTTAAGTAGCTATAGAAAGTGGACAATGTGGTTTTGTCTGGCCGTCTAGCACATGCAAGTAGCTATAGCAGGCAGAAAGAACTCTTTGGTTGTATAGCAATTTGAATGGTTAACCAAGTTCTTCTGGAATAGAATGTGTAGCTTACATATCTCAGATTGTTCGACAAAACTTGCTCTACATCATTTGAGGATATGTCAACCATCACtatcaccagtgttgggcaagttactttttataaaagtaactagttacatattacatattacttgcaactaaactatttagttacagttacatattacccataaattAAAGTAACTgtgataatattacatattatattactttgtgtccacagccttaagctgtcacgtgtgaaactaccaccttatcacgtgacatgatattatgtaatattagattcgttacagtaactatattacttaggtaacacgttacatttgtaagtaaagtaacttgagttatattacctgtttttatagcgtatttcgttatattacttagttaccacaaaagtaataatattatgtaacgcgttactcccaacactgactatcACACCCCTGCAGCACACTAGGGTGTATAAGTATTGTAGAGTAGTAAGTGATTCTAGTGAAATACTTAGAAGACA
This window encodes:
- the LOC136268549 gene encoding RNA-binding motif protein, X chromosome-like, with product MPREPGMYEPRLDKSKLVRVYVGDLGNNGDVDDLRRVFLRYGAVQDVWVAHKPPGFAFVFYKTVREAQEAVRGANGRNICGVRVRVRMGSEMNHSEGTQFHRSYERDYEPPQRERNSYSRGGTSYSRGGNSSYSSRGPSSRVHRSDSFKGGGGRDYDEFSPPPPRGGFGRGGEHRSSHHSSVGRGGYSKPDVFYSSPSHSSRYGGHKRSSHPYSHGDDKYGGRGGGRMSSRRDHHASPEHFSRFSPPVEPEYRGGSGKRGDRYHDPPPPPQYMYKERSSNRQQGSGYREHHHESYPAKSHHRSRSPHSFTPPPPPPPMRSHDHHRKHKGGWGRGEYGPPTRRPRDDDDHFHRGFKDREPHEEQFEPRSYGNSSGRRSSRRHEFEDSGNNRFSRNNDQSYRPPPPAADREVKYRGHHHFSSSDHFSGGEDYHKEPPFLRQEYVEHDRSDRGSSLEGISREDEGDKFSDIVEREPNDLRRKLLSEGDSSERGATSPTERGYKRTRSDEPPAAAGRITSPIRV
- the LOC136268550 gene encoding uncharacterized protein, with amino-acid sequence MDKDESRDEDTFAPMEPSIRESPFTIGRITNGVLAGCCIAAMIACFVCLGVMATKHKQIIDHVRDPGHSDKEGDETTCILFATNGQITLPDNRTVWTARYNHSHACQFVIFGSGLIAAGLLIAAIYYIVRWFVMRSLNPLVMGELAGFIVVSILMFSIAVVASTGRAYTCDHLTNKDSPYTDKKCSDVRLYYDNDPTTNPDEYVTIYSALKTSEVSSWISFLILLALAIASVVRLVIWVMRRSQRRRETRQLESLINPVSADDDDDDEPLPM